A region from the Vicia villosa cultivar HV-30 ecotype Madison, WI linkage group LG3, Vvil1.0, whole genome shotgun sequence genome encodes:
- the LOC131662546 gene encoding calmodulin-1: protein MADQLTDDQIAEFKEAFSLFDKDGDGCITTKELGTVMRSLGQNPTEAELQDMINEVDADGNGTIDFPEFLNLMARKMKDTDSEEELKEAFRVFDKDQNGFISAAELRHVMTNLGEKLTDEEVDEMIREADVDGDGQINYEEFVKVMMAK, encoded by the exons ATGGCCGACCAGCTCACCGATGATCAGATCGCCGAGTTCAAGGAGGCTTTCAGCCTATTCGACAAGGACGGCGATG GTTGTATTACCACCAAGGAACTCGGGACTGTAATGCGGTCTCTTGGGCAAAATCCAACTGAAGCAGAGCTACAAGACATGATAAATGAAGTTGATGCGGATGGCAATGGTACCATTGATTTTCCCGAGTTCCTCAACCTCATGGCCCGCAAGATGAAAGACACTGATTCAGAGGAGGAACTCAAGGAAGCCTTCCGCGTGTTTGATAAGGATCAAAATGGTTTTATTTCTGCAGCTGAGCTTCGCCATGTTATGACAAATCTTGGCGAGAAGCTGACAGACGAGGAAGTTGATGAGATGATTCGCGAGGCAGATGTTGATGGGGACGGGCAGATCAACTATGAGGAGTTTGTCAAAGTTATGATGGCCAAGTGA